A window from Plasmodium chabaudi chabaudi strain AS genome assembly, chromosome: 11 encodes these proteins:
- a CDS encoding GAS8-like protein, putative, with protein MEKLKKAPKKKKICAKKKAERIAYIKELKKTNKNIKLEQKKVDEISSKINDIDANVFLGYHDIKILKLELKNKEIEFEENKSRQLLSSRKIENTINKYILKCYESFLKSLEENEMQLRDKFKSFHVEENRHSSNKEYNKITIDANIDHINKMSSIVLSQNEIINEINKRFMENLKIIRQNYSQKINTEREQNDRKRQKNIFNLQEEKNENVKKILTEYNEKIINIQNYFKLILDDQLEMIYQLEDEKLSKRKNFLSKKKNLEDLKRNICSNRKILNQLEKDISSLQANAVDYEQLKINLKRIKEKRKRQQKVLTDLKLETNVKKLLFEKISKQYEELYNQHRSKLYDRIQKILLENYFLETKIKLQNETLEINTLELNKWKECLNPEENEVINNALVGMFQKFEVLKKEVEDLVDKNEQNKENYEAMMHLNYFSNDDLDILKRESI; from the exons ATggaaaaattgaaaaaggcaccaaaaaaaaaaaaaatatgtgccAAAAAGAAAGCAGAAAGAATTGCTTATATAAAGGAG ctaaaaaaaacaaacaaaaatataaaattggaacaaaaaaaagtcgATGAAATAAGttcaaaaattaatgatataGATGCCAATGTATTTTTAGGATATCATGATATAAAG ATATTAAAACtggaattaaaaaataaagaaattgaATTTGAAGAGAATAAATCAAGACAACTTTTATCATCTAGAAAGATTGAAAAtactataaataaatatatattaaaatgttatgaatcttttttgaaatctttagaagaaaatgaaatgcAACTTCgtgataaatttaaatcatttca cGTTGAAGAAAATAGGCATTCATCAAACAAAGAATACAACAAAATAACGATAGATGCAAATATAGATCacataaacaaaatgagTTCCATAGTTCTGTCccaaaatgaaattataaatgaaattaataaGAGATTTATGGAAAATCTTAAAATAATTCGACAAAACTATTcccaaaaaattaacaca GAAAGAGAACAAAATGATagaaaaagacaaaaaaatattttcaacttACAAGAGGAGAAAAACGAAAATGTCAA aaaaattttaacagaatataatgaaaagattataaatattcaaaattattttaaactCATTTTGGATGATCAATTAGAAATGATCTATCAGCTTGAG GATGAAAAACTttcaaaaagaaaaaattttctttcaaaaaaaaaaaatttagaagacttaaaaaggaatatatGCTCTAATAGAA aaatattaaatcaGTTGGAAAAAGACATATCATCTTTACAAGCCAATGCAGTAGATTATgaacaattaaaaattaacttAAAACggataaaagaaaaaagaaagagaCAACAAAAAGTTTTAACAGATCTAAAATTAGAAACTAATGTAAAGAAATTACTTTTCGAAAAAATATCCAAACAATATGAAGAGCTTTATAATCAACATCGATCCAAGTTATACGACcgaattcaaaaaattttattagag AACTACTTTTTGGAAACAAAGATTAAACTGCAAAATGAAACCCTCGAAATAAATACCTTAGAG cTAAACAAATGGAAAGAGTGTTTAAATCCTGAGGAGAATGAAGTAATCAATAATGCGTTGGTCGGGATGTTTCAAAAGTTTGAAGTTTTGAAAAAGGAGGTCGAAGATTTAGTG gacaaaaatgaacagaacaaagaaaattatgaagCAATGATGCAtcttaattatttttccaaTGATGATTtggatatattaaaaagagAAAGTATATGA
- a CDS encoding sphingomyelin synthase 1, putative yields MRDLRVIDSSNINYGQNEEEEKRVNNVYLQVSTHGASVDIEKGGEPIPQNILDKKFIYNIFYIRTLYAIIFFTVGVFIQCYFIILSDEHYNTGETPLKDRMHELFKKPDFMTQQFVNSSILSLMWISFLRFGLFSPALLAITMFIRTALILGFIYATRSIFIYCTTIPCPVSTCQPVVYNGFLQNLYTIYLIIVAKVYECTDLIISGHTCFTTLFLLIWLYYEKNVFLRLAVFLYSIYLYLLIIISRFHYSVDVLLGICYGSTVFIFYHWFLDIAAKRYVINKSFCSKHPAFKGPFSDRNIIINYFIQIIGYMEGLNYRLDIAMHYDKELSTFCPCKPVNSQALIIPNNSGTMESYVFSEHFYHSYAGDGSFDLSTIKYFVRKFKLFTGIIKDD; encoded by the exons ATGAGAGATTTAAGAGTGATCGATTCttctaatataaattatggtcaaaatgaagaagaagaaaagaGGGTTAACAATGTTTATTTGCAAGTATCAACTCATGGCGCGTCCGTAGATATag AAAAGGGAGGAGAACCAATAccacaaaatattttagataaaaaatttatatacaatatattttatatccgAACGCTATATgccataattttttttacagtGGGAGTATTCATACAAtgctattttataattcttAGCGATGAGCATTATAATACAGGAGAAACACCTTTGAAAGACAGAATGCATgaactatttaaaaaaccAGATTTTATGACGCAACAATTTGTTAATTCATCTATTCTTTCTTTAATGTggatatcatttttaagaTTTGGATTATTTTCTCCTGCACTATTAGCCATAACTATGTTTATTAGAACAGCACTTATATTAGGGTTTATTTATGCGACAAGAtcgatatttatttattgtacTACCATACCATGCCCAGTATCTACTTGTCAGCCTGTTGTATATAATGGATTTCTTCAAAATTTGTAcacaatatatttgatcATAGTCGCCAAAGTATACGAATGTACCgatttaattatatcagGCCATACTTGCTTTACTacattatttcttttaatatggctatattatgaaaaaaatgtcttCTTAAGGTTAgctgtatttttatattccatatatttatatttgcttattataatatcaaGATTTCATTATTCGGTTGATGTATTACTTGGAATTTGTTATGGGTCGactgtttttattttctatcaCTGGTTTCTAGACATTGCTGCAAAGCgatatgtaataaataaatcattCTGCTCCAag CATCCCGCATTTAAAGGACCCTTTTCTGatagaaatattataattaactattttattcaaataatagGATATATGGAGGGGTTAAATTATAGACTTGATATAGCAATGCATTATGACAAAGAATTA AGCACCTTCTGCCCTTGCAAACCCGTAAACTCCCAAGCCCTCATAATTCCAAATAATTCAGGAACTATGGAAAGCTATGTTTTTAGTGagcatttttatcattctTATGCGGGGGATGGTTCCTTTGATTTGTCAACAATAAAGTATTTTGtaagaaaatttaaactCTTCACcggaataataaaagatgattaa
- a CDS encoding sphingomyelin synthase 2, putative — MKFPNFNKEDDRPQAENDENSNYIINGDCQIHKDIELNEMSIKNDEDISNSKCLTKWKLLKILLTKLIIAFVFFLVALFIQSFLMIYSDSYYIRYTTPLSDRIHSFICSPPKWASYNLSNILVGILSITFIQLILFNSIYLSIAIMCRFLYMHGLLYILRGTLLYITSIPATLKTCTPLERGSIAFNLLQVVKLNLNLVPVCTDLIVSGHSFTVTIFLLFVFCYMDNVILKVITALLSCFIYSLLIIGFIHYTSDVILGMLFGLSIFGLYHLLLDLSSLHYIISKIYDVRGISNNKENANEAKPFFLRCFLLRSLLGIIPRLEGLHYTLDYAMNQDSDKLGFCNCENNSSEDDVAIDAFKRSQIKEKLLLGHSNHLSHVYAGDGKHNLLLFKLFGPRHRE, encoded by the coding sequence ATGAAATTTcccaattttaataaagaaGATGATCGCCCCCAAGccgaaaatgatgaaaacagtaattatataataaatggcGATTGCCAAATACATAAAGACATagaattaaatgaaatgtCTATAAAAAACGATGAAGATATCAGTAATTCAAAATGCTTAACAAAATGGAAGCTACTTAAGATATTActtacaaaattaataattgcCTTTGTATTTTTCCTAGTTGCATTGTTTATACAAAGTTTCCTTATGATATATAGTGATTCCTATTATATAAGATATACAACACCTTTAAGTGATCGAATTcattcatttatttgtagCCCGCCTAAATGGGcttcatataatttgtcAAATATTTTAGTGGGTATACTATCAATTACATTTATTCAattgattttatttaatagtatatatttatctataGCTATTATGTGtcgatttttatatatgcatggattattatatattttaagagGAACACTACTATACATTACTTCAATACCTGCTACATTAAAAACATGTACACCACTAGAGAGAGGAAGTATAGCTTTTAACCTATTGCAAGTTGTTAAACTTAATTTAAACCTGGTACCTGTATGCACAGATTTAATTGTATCTGGGCATTCTTTTACAgtaacaatatttttattatttgtattttgttatatggacaatgttatattaaaagtaaTTACAGCTTTGTTAtcttgttttatatattcccTTTTGATTATTGGTTTTATACATTACACATCCGATGTAATATTAGGAATGTTATTTGGCCTTTCTATTTTTGGGTTATATCACTTATTGCTTGATTTGTCATCCttacattatataatatccaaaatatatgatgtTAGAGgtatatcaaataataaagaaaatgcaAATGAAGCCAagccattttttttaagatgttttttattaagaaGTTTATTAGGGATTATCCCACGTTTAGAAGGATTGCATTATACATTAGATTATGCAATGAATCAAGATAGCGATAAATTGGGATTTTGTAACTGTGAGAATAATTCAAGCGAAGATGATGTAGCTATAGATGCATTTAAAAGATCTCAGATAAAAGAGAAATTACTTTTGGGGCATTCAAACCATTTATCTCATGTATATGCTGGAGATGGGAAACATAaccttttattatttaagttGTTTGGACCTCGCCACAGGGAGTAA